The following nucleotide sequence is from Mycobacterium sp. 3519A.
TCGCCGAACTGCAGGCCGCTGAACGCGCCGCCGAACGGCAGGTCGCCTCGCTGCGGGCCCGCATCGAAGCGTTGTCGGTCGGGCTGGACCGCAAGGACGGCGCCGCCTGGTTGCAGCAGAACCACAGTGGCGCAGGCATTTTCGGGTCGATCGCCGACCTGGTGAAGGTGCGCTCCGGCTACGAGGCGGCGGTGGCCGCCGTGCTGGGCGCCGCCGCGGACGCCCTCGCCGCGGAGAACTTCGGCGCGGCGCGGTCAGCCGTCGCGGCGCTGAAGGAATCCGACGGCGGCCGGGCGGCCATCGTGCTGAGTGACTGGCCGCATCACCCGACCCCGCGCGACCCGTTGCCGTACGGCGCGTCGTGGGCCGTCGACCTGGTCGAGGCGCCGTACCGGCTGCAGGGCGCGATCACCGCGATGCTGTCCGGTGTGGCGGTGGTGGCCGACCTCGCCGCCGCACTGGACCTGGTCGCGTCGCGGCCGCAACTGCGCGCTGTCACCAGCGACGGCGATCTCGTCGGCGCAGGCTGGGTCAGCGGCGGCTCGGACCGCAAACCCAGCACGCTGGAGATCACCTCCGAGGTGGAGAAGGCCCGCGCCGACCTGGCCGACGCCGAGCGCCAGTCGGCCGAGTTGTCCGCCGCGCTGTCGGGCGCGCTGACCGAACAGGCCGCCCGCCAGGACGCGGCCGAGCAGGCGTTGGCCGCGCTCAACGAATCCGACGCTGCGATCTCGGCGATCTACGAACAACTCGGCAGGCTCGGGCAGGACGCCCGCGCGGCCGACGACGAGTGGCAGCGGCTGATCCAGCAGCGCGACGAGTTGGAGGCGGGTCGCAACCGCACCGTCGAGGAACTCGCCGAACTCGAGCAGCGGCTGCACAACGCGCAGCAGGAGCCGACTTTCGAAGCCGAGCCCGTCGACCGGCAGGCGTCGATGGCGGCGGCGGAGCATGCACGCGCATTCGAGGTGGAGGCGCGGCTGGCGGTGCGCACCGCCGAGGAGCGCGCGAACGCTGTTCGGGGGCGGGCGGATTCGCTGCGCCGGGCGGCGGCGGCCGAACGCGAGGCGCGGCTGCGGGCCCAGCGTGCACGCGAAGCCCGCGAGCACGCCGCGGCGGTCGCGGCCGCGGTCGCGGAGTCGGGACGCCTTGTCGCGCAACGCTTGAGCGCGGCGGTCGGTGTCGCGTCCCGCGCCCGCGACGAGGTCGCCGCCGAACGTCAGCACCGCGCCGGCGCGCTGACCAAGACGCGGGAAGAAGTCAACGAGCTGTCCGCGAAGATCGCCTCGATCACCGACGCGCTGCACCGCGACGAGGTGGCCAAAGCCCAAGCGGCGCTTCGCATCGAGCAACTCGAGGCCACCGTCCTCGAACAGTTCGGGATGGCGACCGCCGACCTGATCGCCGAGTACGGGCCCGACGTCCCGCTGCCGCCGTCCGAGCTGGAGATGGCGGAGTACGAGCAGGCGCGTGAACGCGGCGAGCAGGTGACCGCGCCCGCGCCGATGCCGTTCGACCGGCCCACCCAGGAGCGGCGCGCCAAGAAAGCCGAACGTGAGCTCAACGAACTGGGTCGCGTCAATCCTCTTGCGCTGGAAGAGTTTGCGGCGCTGGAGGAGCGCTACAACTTCCTGTCGACTCAGCTCGAGGACGTCAAGGCGGCGCGTAAGGACCTGCTCGACGTCATCGCCGACGTCGACGAGCGCATCCTGCAGGTGTTCGCCGAGGCCTACGCCGACGTGGAGCGCGAGTTCCAGACGGTGTTCGCCTCGCTGTTCCCCGGCGGCGAGGGACGGCTGCTGCTGACCGATCCCGACGACATGCTGACCACCGGCATCGAGGTCGAGGCGCGGCCGCCCGGTAAGAAGATCAAGCGGCTGTCGCTGCTGTCCGGCGGCGAGAAATCGTTGACCGCGGTGGCGATGCTGGTGGCGATCTTCCGGGCCCGGCCTTCACCGTTCTACGTGATGGACGAGGTCGAGGCGGCGCTCGACGACGTGAACCTGCGCCGGCTGCTCGGGCTGTTCGAACAGCTGCGGTCGCAGTCGCAGCTGATCGTCATCACGCACCAGAAGCCGACGATGGAGGTGGCCGACGCGCTGTACGGCGTCACGATGCGCGACGACGGCATCACCCAGGTGATCAGTCAGCGCATGCGCGGGCAGGAGCTGGTCGGCGCCGCCGCGTCCGCCAACTGATCACTGGATTTTGGTGACCCCGCGGCGGCGTAGCGCGGCCAGATTCGCCGCGCCGCACCCGTGCAGGCACACCAGCAGTTCGTCGATGAACCGCTGCAGCCAATCAGCAACGGCCGCAGGCGATTCGATGGCAGGCGCCAGCAGTGGCCTGGCCACCGCGACCGCGTCGGCGCCCATGGCCAACGCCTTCGCCGCGTCCATTCCGGTGCGGATGCCGCCGGACGCGACGATCGACACGTCGGGCAGCATGTGGCGCACCTCGACCAGTGCCTCGGCGGTGGGGATGCCCCACTCGGCCAGTGCGGGGTAGCGGATTTCGCCGTACCGGACGAACTGCTCGACCCGCGCCCACGACGTGCCGCCCGCGCCTGCCACGTCGACGGCGGCGATGGGGGAGTCGACCAACTCCGCGGCCGCGGCCGCCCCGATGCCGTGGCCGACCTCCTTGAGCATCACGGGGAAGCCGATCGAGCCCGCGATGTCACGCAACCGCGCCACCGATCCGGAGAAGTCGGTATCGCCCTCGTGCTGCATCGCCTCTTGAAGTGGATTGGTGTGCACCGCAAGGGCATTGGCGCCGACGTGATCCAGCGCCGTTACGAGATCCGGCGCCATCACCGCGTTCAGCTGAGCCAGCCCGATGTTGCCGATCAGCAACACATCCGGGGCCACGTCGCGCACCCGGAACGACGACGACGCCGCGCCCTTGTCGAGCATGATGCGCTGCGACCCGAGCATCATGCCGACGCCGAGTTGCTGCGCCGCCACCGCCAGATTGCGGTTGATGGTTTCGGACAGCTCGGCACCGCCGGTCATCGCGCCGATCAACACCGGCGCGCGCAACGGCACACCGAGGAATTCGGTGGACAGATCGACGCTGCCGAGATCCGTCTGGGTCAACGCGTTGTACGGCAACCGGTAGCGCTCCAGGCCGGTGGTGACCGACTGGAAATCGACCGCCTCGGACAGGCACACGTCGATGTGCCGTCGTTTGCGGGTTTCCATCCCGCCGGGGTCGACGGTCACCGGCTGTGCCCCCTGAGACAATGGCGTCGTGTCTGAAGCTGTGTGGATCGCAATCGCGGTCGTTGCCGTTCTGCTCGTGGTCGCGCTGGTCGTCGGGCTGGTGCGGTACCGGCGCCGACGCATCAATCTGTCGTCTGCAGACACTGCCACGCCCATCGACCGCTCCGGCGGATATACCGCGTCTTCGGGTATCACGTTCACCCAGTCGGCACCGGCGGAGCCTGCCGAGCGCATCGACACCAGCGGCTTGCCCGCCGTCGGCGATGATGCCACCGTTCCGCGGGATGCGCCGAAGCGGCCCATCGCCGACGTCAAGCTGCCTGAGCCGGCCGTAGAGCCGGTAGCGCCCGCCGAGCCTGCCCCCGCCCCGGCCGAGGAGATCGCCCCGATTGACGGGCGCCTGGACCGGCTGCGCGGTCGGCTCGCCAAGTCGCAGAACACGCTGGGCCGCGGCATGCTCGGCCTGCTCGGCGGCGGCGACCTCGACGAGGAGTCCTGGGAGGCCGTCGAGGACACCCTGCTGATCGCGGACCTGGGGCCCGTCGTCACCGAATCGGTGGTGTCGGCCCTGCGGTCGCGGATGGCCAGCAGCCGGGTACGCACCGAGGCCGACGCCAAGGCCGTCGTGCGCGAGGTCCTCATCGAACAGCTCCAGCCGCAGCTGGACCGGTCGATCAAGGCGCTGCCGCACCACAACAAGCCGTCGGTACTGCTGGTCGTCGGCGTCAACGGCACGGGCAAGACGACGACGGTCGGCAAGCTGGCCCGTGTGCTGGTCGCCGACGGCCGCCGCGTGGTGCTCGGCGCCGCCGACACGTTCCGCGCGGCGGCGGCCGATCAGCTGCAGACCTGGGCTTCCCGGGTGGGTGCGGAGGTGGTGCGCGGCGCCGAGGGCGCCGATCCCGCGTCGGTGGCGTTCGACGCCGTCGACAAGGGCATCGACACCGGCGCGGACGTCGTCGTCATCGACACCGCGGGCCGGCTGCACACCAAGACCGGTCTGATGGACGAACTGGGCAAGGTCAAGCGCGTCGTGGGTAAGCGAGCAGAGGTCGACGAGGTGCTGCTGGTGCTCGACGCGACGATCGGCCAGAACAGCCTGCCGCAGGCGCGGGTGTTTGCCGAAGTCGTCGACATCACCGGCGTGGTGCTGACCAAACTCGACGGCACCGCCAAGGGCGGCATCGTGTTCCGCGTGCAGCAGGAATTGGGCGTGCCCGTCAAACTCGTCGGTCTCGGCGAAGGCCCCGACGATCTTGCTCCTTTCGAGCCCGCCGCCTTCGTCGACGCGCTGCTCGGTTAACGCGCAGCCGCGAAAACCGCACGACGTAACACCGGTGAAACGTCGTCGGCCAATCCGTTCACACGAGCGAAACACCGCGGCGTCTTAAACGAAACAACCACTCAGCAAAGTCTTGGACCAGGTCAACGGTCGCAAAAAACGTTGCGGCCGTGGCATGTCGAAGGAGGGAACTGCGAGTGGATGGATTTCCGATCCTCGGTATACCGGACACCGGTGATACCGCATGGATGCTGGCAAGCGCAGCGCTTGTCTTGCTGATGACGCCGGGACTGGCCTTCTTTTACGGAGGCATGGTCCGAGCACGAGGCGTCCTCAACATGATCATGATGAGCGTCAGCGCCATGGGTGTCGTCACGGTGTTGTGGTCGCTGTACGGGTACTCGGTGGCCTTCGGCAACGACGTCGCCAACCTGTTCGGCAACCCGACCCAGTACTGGGGTCTCAAGGGCCTGATCGGCGGCACCTACCTGCAGTTGGACTCTGCTGATCCCGCCGTGTCGATTCCGCTGGCAGGGACCATCCCGCAGACCGTCTTCGTCGCGTTCCAGTTGATGTTCGCGATCATCACGGTCGCGCTGGTCTCCGGCGCGGTGGCCGACCGGATGAAGTTCGGCGGCTGGCTGTTGTTCGTGGCGCTGTGGGTCACGGTGGTGTACTTCCCGGTGGCGCACTGGGTGTTCGCGTTCGACGGCTCCACCGCCGAGCACGGTGGCTGGATTGCCAACAAGCTCAAAGCAGTTGACTTCGCGGGTGGTACCGCGGTGCACATCAACTCCGGCACCGCCGGCCTGGTGCTCGCCATCATCCTCGGCAAGCGCCTCGGCTGGCCGAAGACGCCGATGCGGCCGCACAACCTGCCGTTCGTGATGTTGGGCGCCGGTCTGCTGTGGTTCGGCTGGTACGGCTTCAACGCCGGTTCGGCCGTCGGCTCGAACGGCATTGCCGGGGCGACGTTCATCACTACCACCATCGCGACAGGGACGGCGATGCTTGGCTGGCTGCTCACCGAGCGCATCCGTGACGGCAAGGCCACCTCGCTGGGCGCCGCGTCCGGCATCGTGGCGGGCCTCGTCGCGATCACGCCGTCCTGCTCGTCGGTCAACGTGGTCGGTGCGATCGTGGTCGGGTTGTGCGCAGGTGTGATCTGCGCGCTGGCCGTCGGCCTGAAATACAAACTGGGATATGACGATTCGCTCGACGTGGTCGGCGTGCACCTGGTTGGTGGTCTGGTCGGCACACTGCTGGTGGGTCTGGTCGCGACGGCTGAGGCACCCGCGGCGGTGAAGGGCCTGTTCTACGGCGGCGGTTTCGACCAGTTGTGGCGTCAGGCCGTCGGTGCCGGGGCGGTTCTGCTCTATTCCGCCGTGGGTACCGCTATCGTGGCCTTGATCGTGAAATACACCATCGGGCTGCGGATTAGCGAGGAGGACGAGTCGTCAGGCATCGATGAGGCCGAACACGCGGAAACCGGATACGACCTCGCCGCGGTCAGTGGTGGCAGCTCGGTACTGGCCCGTCACGGCGCGGAGGGATGAGGAACATGAAGCTGATTACTGCGATCGTCAAACCGTTCACGCTTGAAGACGTCAAGACCGGCCTCGAACAGACGGGTATTCTCGGAATGACCGTCAGCGAGGTTCAGGGCTACGGCCGCCAGAAGGGTCACACCGAGGTGTACCGCGGCGCCGAGTACTCGGTCGACTTCGTGCCAAAGGTGCGGGTCGAGGTCGTCGTCGACGACTCCGCCGTCGACAAGGTGGTGGACGTCATCGTCCAAGCCGCTCGGACCGGGAAGATCGGTGACGGCAAGGTGTGGGTCAGCCCCGTCGACACCGTGGTCCGGGTGCGCACCGGGGAGCGGGGGGCCGACGCCCTTTGAGCCGCATGTGAAATGAGTCGTCGTCTCCCGGAACTACACCGTGAGCGTTGATGGGTAAAGCCGGGAGAGGACTCTAAATGGCAAGTCAGACACCAGGTCCCGCCGCCGGTGCGCCCAGATGGGTGGCACCGGCGGCGGGCTCGTCTCGTCCGGCGACCGATCTGGTGGCCGCCTGCGAGAAGCTGCTCTCCGGTAAAGCGCGGCAACTCGATTCGGCCGCACTCCGTGACGCCCTGTTGGACCTGCACGATTTCTGGCTGACCACCAAGGCCACCGAGATCGGGATCACCGCAACGAGCGGGTTCGCGATCGTCGCGACGGGCGGGCTCGGCCGCGGCGAATTGTTGCCGTTCTCCGACCTCGACCTGATGCTGCTGCACGACAACATGCCGCGCGAAACCGTCAGCCAGGTCGCCGAGCTGTTGTGGTATCCGTTCTGGGACGCCAACATTCGCATCGACCACAGTGTGCGCACGGTGCCCGAGGCGCTGAAGGTCGCGGGCGAGGACATCTCCGCGGGCCTCGCGATGCTGGAGGCGCGCCACATCGCGGGCGACTCGGACCTGTCGTCGCTGTTGATCAGCGGGGCCCGTCGGCAGTGGCGCACGGGAATCGCCTCGCGTTTCGACGAACTCGTCGCCCACACCGAGCAACGGTGGGAACGCAGTGGGCAGATTGCCCACCGCGCCGAGCCCGACCTCAAATGTGGCCGCGGTGGTCTGCGCGACGTGCAACTGCTCAACGCGCTGGCCATCGCGCAACTCGCTGACGTGTATCCCAGTCGCTCGCTGGCCTCACCGACGGGCACGCTGGGCGAGGCGCATCTCGCGCTGCTCAACGTGCGCACCGAACTGCACCGGGTATCCGGTCGCGGTCGCGAACTGCTGTTGGCCCAGCATGCCGACGAGATCGGCGCCGCGCTGCACATCGGGGACCGATTCGACTTGGCGCGCACACTGTCTGATGCCGCGCGCACCGTCAGCTACTACGTCGACGCGGGGTTGCGCACGGCCGCGAATGCGTTGCCGCGCCGCGGGTTGGCGGCGTTCAAGCGTCCGGTGCGCCGTCCGCTCGACGAGGGAGTGATCGAGTACGCGGGCGAGGTCATCCTGGCCCGCGACGCGCGCCCGGAGCGCGATCCCGGCCTGATCCTGCGGGTCGCCGCCGCATCGGCGACGACCGGGCTGCCGATCGCGGCGTCGACGCTGGCTCGGCTCACCGAGACCGCGCCGGAGTTGCGCACGCCGTGGCCGAGGCAGGCGCTCAAGGATCTGCTGGTGATGCTGGCCGCGGGCCCGAACGCGGTGGCTACCATCGAGGCGCTGGACCGAACCGGGTTGTGGGGCAGGCTCTTCCCGGAGTGGGGTGCTGTGCGTGACCTGCCGCCCCGCGACGTGGTGCACATCTGGACTGTCGACCGTCATCTGGTCGAAACAGTCTCGCGGGCAAGCGCTTTCACCACCCGGGTGTCGAGGCCGGATATGTTGGTGCTCGGCGCGCTGTGCCACGACATCGGTAAGGGTCGCGGCGGGGACCACAGCATCATCGGTGCCGAACTGGCCACGCAGATCGGCACCAGGCTGGGGCTGTGGCCGTCTGATGTCGAACTGCTGTCGAAGGTGGTGCGCCACCACCTGTTGCTTCCCCACACCGCGACGCGGCGAGACCTACAGGATCCGAAGACCATCGAGGCCGTGGTGGAGGCGCTCGACGGCGACCCGGTGTTGCTGGAACTCCTGCACGTACTTGCCGAGGCGGATTCGCTTGCCACCGGACCCGGTGTGTGGGGCGACTGGAAGGCGTCGCTGATCGGCGATCTGGTTCGGCGCTGCCGGATGGTGATGGCGGGCGAACCGCTGCCAACGCCGGATCCCATTGAGCCGCGGTTCATTTCGCTGGCCGCCGACGGCGGCGTGCACGTCGAGATGACGCCAGGCGACAGCCCGCACATCTACAACCTGACGATGGTCGCGCCGGATGTCCGGGGTCTGCTGTCGAAGGCCGCGGGTGTGCTGGCGCTCAATTCGCTTCGCGTGCACTCCGCGTCGGTGAACGGGCACGAGGGTTCGGCGATCAACACGTTCGTGGTGTCACCGCATTTCGGTTCGCCGCCCGCCGCCGAACTGTTGCGCCAGCAGTTCATCCTGGCGTTGGAGGGTGAACTCGACGTGCTGGCGTCCTTGGACAAGCGGGACAGGGACGCGGTGCAGCACGGCACCACCCGGGCGGGACAGGTGCCCGACGCGGTGCCGATCAACCATGCGACCGCGCCGCCGAAGATCCTGTGGTCCGACGGCCCGCAGGCGGGGGAGTCGGTTGTGCAGATCCGTGCCACCGACCGGGCCGGGCTGCTGGCGAGGTTGACCGCGATCTTCGAGCGCGACGGGGTCGACATCGCATGGGCGAAGGTGACCACGCTGGGCTCGTCGGTGGTCGACGTCTTCGCGATCACCGTTGCGGGCTCGATGCGCGAGGAACTGGAGCGGGACCTCTACGCGGTGCTGCCGGCACCGGCGCCGGCGAAACCGGTATCGGAAGCCAGTTAGGCTTGACAGCGTGTTTGAATCGCTGTCCGACCGGTTGACCGGCGCCCTGCAGGGGCTGCGTGGCAAGGGCAGGCTGACCGACGCCGACATCGACGCGACCACCAGAGAGATCCGGCTGGCGCTGCTCGAGGCCGACGTCTCGCTGCCTGTGGTGCGCGCGTTCGTGGCCCGCATCAAAGACCGCGCCAAGGGCGCCGAGGTCTCCGGTGCGCTGAACCCGGCCCAGCAGGTCGTCAAGATCGTCAACGACGAGCTGATCGGCATCCTCGGCGGCGAGACCCGTCAACTCGCGTTCGCGAAGACGCCGCCGACGGTGATCATGCTCGCCGGTCTGCAAGGTTCCGGTAAGACCACGCTGGCCGGCAAGCTGGCGAAATGGCTACGGGACCAAGGAAATACGCCGCTGCTCGTGGCGTGCGACCTGCAGCGGCCCGGCGCGGTCAACCAGCTGCAGATCGTCGGTGAGCGCGCCGGTGTTCAGGTGTTCGCACCGCATCCCGGGGTGTCGACGGAGGGCTCCGAAGCGGCCGGCCACGGCGATCCGGTGGCGGTGGCTGCCGCGGGCCTGGCCGAGGCCAAGGCCAAGCTTTTCGACGTCGTCATCATCGATACCGCGGGCCGGTTGGGCATCGACGACGAGCTGATGAGCCAGGCCGCCGCCATCCGCGACGCCGTCGACCCCGACGAAGTGATCTTCGTGCTCGACGCCATGATCGGCCAGGACGCCGTCACCACGGCAGAGGCGTTCCGCGAAGGCGTCGGCTTCACCGGCGTGGTGCTGACCAAGCTCGACGGCGACGCCCGCGGTGGCGCCGCGTTGTCGGTGCGCGACATCACCGGGGTGCCCATCCTGTTCGCGTCCGCGGGCGAGAAGCTCGAGGACTTCGACGTCTTCCACCCCGATCGGATGGCCAGCCGCATCCTGGGCATGGGCGACGTGCTCACCCTGATCGAGCAGGCCGAACAGCATTTCGACGCGCAGAAAGCCGAGGAGGCCGCGGCCAAGATCGGCTCGGGCGAGCTGACCCTCGAAGACTTCCTCGAGCAGATGCTCGCGATCCGCAAGATGGGCCCGATCGGCAACCTGCTCGGCATGCTGCCAGGAGCGGGCCAGATGAAGGATGCGCTGGCCGCGGTCGACGACAGCCAACTCGACCGGGTGCA
It contains:
- the smc gene encoding chromosome segregation protein SMC; this encodes MHLKSLTLKGFKSFAAPTTLRFEPGITCVVGPNGSGKSNVVDALTWVMGEHSAKTLRGGKMEDVIFAGTSSRAPLGRAEVTVTIDNSDNSLPIEYSEVSITRRMFRDGGSEYEINGSSCRLMDVQELLSDSGIGREMHVIVGQGKLSEILESRPEDRRAFIEEAAGVLKHRKRKEKAVRKLDSMSANLARLTDLTTELRRQLKPLGRQAEMARRAQTIQADLRDARLRLAADDLVTRKAEFDNTDQAETTLRREHDEAAALLDAKTVELNAHEAAVTSLSERADAAQQTWFRLSALAERVSATVRIATERAQHLEGEPDVSTGPDPDELEAQADEVAEQERRLLAELTESRAHLESARAELTECERVAAEAERAHLAAARAEADRREGLARLAGQVDTMRTRVESIDETVARLTGGIEEAAAKAQQMQAEFETVQSRVGELDAGEVGLDEHHDRTVAALRLADERVAELQAAERAAERQVASLRARIEALSVGLDRKDGAAWLQQNHSGAGIFGSIADLVKVRSGYEAAVAAVLGAAADALAAENFGAARSAVAALKESDGGRAAIVLSDWPHHPTPRDPLPYGASWAVDLVEAPYRLQGAITAMLSGVAVVADLAAALDLVASRPQLRAVTSDGDLVGAGWVSGGSDRKPSTLEITSEVEKARADLADAERQSAELSAALSGALTEQAARQDAAEQALAALNESDAAISAIYEQLGRLGQDARAADDEWQRLIQQRDELEAGRNRTVEELAELEQRLHNAQQEPTFEAEPVDRQASMAAAEHARAFEVEARLAVRTAEERANAVRGRADSLRRAAAAEREARLRAQRAREAREHAAAVAAAVAESGRLVAQRLSAAVGVASRARDEVAAERQHRAGALTKTREEVNELSAKIASITDALHRDEVAKAQAALRIEQLEATVLEQFGMATADLIAEYGPDVPLPPSELEMAEYEQARERGEQVTAPAPMPFDRPTQERRAKKAERELNELGRVNPLALEEFAALEERYNFLSTQLEDVKAARKDLLDVIADVDERILQVFAEAYADVEREFQTVFASLFPGGEGRLLLTDPDDMLTTGIEVEARPPGKKIKRLSLLSGGEKSLTAVAMLVAIFRARPSPFYVMDEVEAALDDVNLRRLLGLFEQLRSQSQLIVITHQKPTMEVADALYGVTMRDDGITQVISQRMRGQELVGAAASAN
- the fni gene encoding type 2 isopentenyl-diphosphate Delta-isomerase, coding for METRKRRHIDVCLSEAVDFQSVTTGLERYRLPYNALTQTDLGSVDLSTEFLGVPLRAPVLIGAMTGGAELSETINRNLAVAAQQLGVGMMLGSQRIMLDKGAASSSFRVRDVAPDVLLIGNIGLAQLNAVMAPDLVTALDHVGANALAVHTNPLQEAMQHEGDTDFSGSVARLRDIAGSIGFPVMLKEVGHGIGAAAAAELVDSPIAAVDVAGAGGTSWARVEQFVRYGEIRYPALAEWGIPTAEALVEVRHMLPDVSIVASGGIRTGMDAAKALAMGADAVAVARPLLAPAIESPAAVADWLQRFIDELLVCLHGCGAANLAALRRRGVTKIQ
- the ftsY gene encoding signal recognition particle-docking protein FtsY, with protein sequence MSEAVWIAIAVVAVLLVVALVVGLVRYRRRRINLSSADTATPIDRSGGYTASSGITFTQSAPAEPAERIDTSGLPAVGDDATVPRDAPKRPIADVKLPEPAVEPVAPAEPAPAPAEEIAPIDGRLDRLRGRLAKSQNTLGRGMLGLLGGGDLDEESWEAVEDTLLIADLGPVVTESVVSALRSRMASSRVRTEADAKAVVREVLIEQLQPQLDRSIKALPHHNKPSVLLVVGVNGTGKTTTVGKLARVLVADGRRVVLGAADTFRAAAADQLQTWASRVGAEVVRGAEGADPASVAFDAVDKGIDTGADVVVIDTAGRLHTKTGLMDELGKVKRVVGKRAEVDEVLLVLDATIGQNSLPQARVFAEVVDITGVVLTKLDGTAKGGIVFRVQQELGVPVKLVGLGEGPDDLAPFEPAAFVDALLG
- a CDS encoding ammonium transporter, whose amino-acid sequence is MDGFPILGIPDTGDTAWMLASAALVLLMTPGLAFFYGGMVRARGVLNMIMMSVSAMGVVTVLWSLYGYSVAFGNDVANLFGNPTQYWGLKGLIGGTYLQLDSADPAVSIPLAGTIPQTVFVAFQLMFAIITVALVSGAVADRMKFGGWLLFVALWVTVVYFPVAHWVFAFDGSTAEHGGWIANKLKAVDFAGGTAVHINSGTAGLVLAIILGKRLGWPKTPMRPHNLPFVMLGAGLLWFGWYGFNAGSAVGSNGIAGATFITTTIATGTAMLGWLLTERIRDGKATSLGAASGIVAGLVAITPSCSSVNVVGAIVVGLCAGVICALAVGLKYKLGYDDSLDVVGVHLVGGLVGTLLVGLVATAEAPAAVKGLFYGGGFDQLWRQAVGAGAVLLYSAVGTAIVALIVKYTIGLRISEEDESSGIDEAEHAETGYDLAAVSGGSSVLARHGAEG
- a CDS encoding P-II family nitrogen regulator, which codes for MKLITAIVKPFTLEDVKTGLEQTGILGMTVSEVQGYGRQKGHTEVYRGAEYSVDFVPKVRVEVVVDDSAVDKVVDVIVQAARTGKIGDGKVWVSPVDTVVRVRTGERGADAL
- a CDS encoding [protein-PII] uridylyltransferase translates to MASQTPGPAAGAPRWVAPAAGSSRPATDLVAACEKLLSGKARQLDSAALRDALLDLHDFWLTTKATEIGITATSGFAIVATGGLGRGELLPFSDLDLMLLHDNMPRETVSQVAELLWYPFWDANIRIDHSVRTVPEALKVAGEDISAGLAMLEARHIAGDSDLSSLLISGARRQWRTGIASRFDELVAHTEQRWERSGQIAHRAEPDLKCGRGGLRDVQLLNALAIAQLADVYPSRSLASPTGTLGEAHLALLNVRTELHRVSGRGRELLLAQHADEIGAALHIGDRFDLARTLSDAARTVSYYVDAGLRTAANALPRRGLAAFKRPVRRPLDEGVIEYAGEVILARDARPERDPGLILRVAAASATTGLPIAASTLARLTETAPELRTPWPRQALKDLLVMLAAGPNAVATIEALDRTGLWGRLFPEWGAVRDLPPRDVVHIWTVDRHLVETVSRASAFTTRVSRPDMLVLGALCHDIGKGRGGDHSIIGAELATQIGTRLGLWPSDVELLSKVVRHHLLLPHTATRRDLQDPKTIEAVVEALDGDPVLLELLHVLAEADSLATGPGVWGDWKASLIGDLVRRCRMVMAGEPLPTPDPIEPRFISLAADGGVHVEMTPGDSPHIYNLTMVAPDVRGLLSKAAGVLALNSLRVHSASVNGHEGSAINTFVVSPHFGSPPAAELLRQQFILALEGELDVLASLDKRDRDAVQHGTTRAGQVPDAVPINHATAPPKILWSDGPQAGESVVQIRATDRAGLLARLTAIFERDGVDIAWAKVTTLGSSVVDVFAITVAGSMREELERDLYAVLPAPAPAKPVSEAS
- the ffh gene encoding signal recognition particle protein, encoding MFESLSDRLTGALQGLRGKGRLTDADIDATTREIRLALLEADVSLPVVRAFVARIKDRAKGAEVSGALNPAQQVVKIVNDELIGILGGETRQLAFAKTPPTVIMLAGLQGSGKTTLAGKLAKWLRDQGNTPLLVACDLQRPGAVNQLQIVGERAGVQVFAPHPGVSTEGSEAAGHGDPVAVAAAGLAEAKAKLFDVVIIDTAGRLGIDDELMSQAAAIRDAVDPDEVIFVLDAMIGQDAVTTAEAFREGVGFTGVVLTKLDGDARGGAALSVRDITGVPILFASAGEKLEDFDVFHPDRMASRILGMGDVLTLIEQAEQHFDAQKAEEAAAKIGSGELTLEDFLEQMLAIRKMGPIGNLLGMLPGAGQMKDALAAVDDSQLDRVQAIIRGMTPAERADPKIINASRRLRIANGSGVTVSEVNQLVDRFFEARKMMSQMAGQMGMPFGRKGSSRKAAKNKKKGQKGRKKVGGPTPPKARNPLGAAGMPAGFPDLSNMPKGLDELPPGLADIDLSKLKFPKN